The sequence below is a genomic window from Fusobacterium simiae.
TTTTTATTGTGGATACTATATTAATTCTCAATAAATACCCTTTCATAAAAATTCCTGTTGCAATAGCATAGATTTTCTTGTCATTTTCATAATAACTATATTCATAACATTTAATTTTTGAACTTTTATGATTTGGTATCTTATACTCTTTTTTATTCTCTACTTTACTCATTATATTCTCAAATACTGCCAAAATATCTGAAATATCAGCTTCTATCTTTTTATAATTATCATCTTTTAAAATATTAAGAGAGTAAACTCTCATGCTTAAATCATTATTTAGTGAAAAAAATATATTTTCAGAAACAATTGAATTATCAACCTCAATCTCTGAAAATATTCTCTCCCAGTTATTAGGTAGCTCTATTGTCCATTTATCATCAATATAAAATTTCTTTTTTTCAGGAATTAAAAATCCTAGTAATCTTAAAATAAGTAATATGATTTGCATATTTAATTATCCTCCATTTTTTAGAAATGAAATTTAATTTATTTTTTCAATACTATAAATATATTTTATTGCATTTTCAACTTCTTCCTTCAAAGCAGAATATAAATTAATAATCAGTAAATAACCTGTAACCATAATACCACAAGAAATACTATAAACTTTTTCATTATTTTCATAATAAGTATATTCATAACATTTAAGTTTAAAATCTTCTATTTTAAAATCATTCAAATTTAATTCTTTTTCTTCTACTTTCACATTATCTCTTACTTCTATATTTTTAATACTTTCATCAAAAACATGAGATAAGACATCAATCGGTGCAAGCATTTTCCAACCTTTTTCTACCTCTCTAAAAATATGAAAATTTGGTATTCTAATAGTTAAATCACTATCAGGAGGATAATATATATTATATCCATCAACTTCATCTTTTTCTTCTTTCCAATTTTCAGGTAATTTTATACTCCATCCATTATCAATATTAAATATTTTCATTTTACATCCTCTTATTTTCAAGAATAAAATCCATAAACTTCTAATTTTTATTCATTCCTTTGTTTTTAGTTTCAAAAACATTTTTCCAATAATTTTCTCTTTCTAATATATATTCTTGTTTTGTCTTAGTATCAAAAATTTCAAGTATAGAATATTTAAAATTTTTCTTAATGTAATCTTCTCCATATTTATTTACAATCTCTTCAAATTCTTTATTTCCACCAGTTAAATTATATATATACTCACTCCATCTACTAAATAACCCACCATTTCCACAAGCAGAACCTATGTATAGATTTCCATTGGATATATCTGTAATAACATAAACAGCTTTTACATTTTTTAGTGCAACTATCCAAGCAGGAACATTTAAGGCTATCTTTAAATCCTTGTACATAAGACTTACATTTTGATAACCATTGAATTTTTCTGAGGCTATATCTGGAAAAAGTTCAAAAATTTCAATATTTTTTTCTTTAACTTTCTCATATGTTAACTCAAAATTTATTCCTAAATTTTCTGTTAATTTTATTACTAACCTTTTTCTATATTCTTTAAATTTAGGAAAAAGACTAATATCATATCCACCTTTACCATAATAATTAGTATTTGCTATCTTCACTTCATATATTCCTCCAAAAACAAAAAAATTTCTACCATAAATATTATATTGAACAAAACTTATTAAATAATCATATCCATCAAGTTTACTTGATTTTCCTTTCTCATTTCTATAATTATTTAAATTTTGCCAATCTATATCATCTTCCATTAAACAATCATATGGTGATTTTTTTAGTTCTAGAAAATCAGCACTCATATGAAACTTACATTTTATCTTACTTTCTTTTCCATCTGTAAAATCCTTAATAAAATCAGTAAATTTAATCATATTAGTCCCCTCTCTATTTAAACTAACTAATTTATTTTTTCAATACTATAAATATTTTCAAACATTTTCTCAGTTTCTTTTCTTGAAGTTGAATAAAAATTAACTATTAATAAATTTTCTTCTGTAAATATATAACAAGACATAGCATACAATTTAGTTCCATTTTCATTAAAAGAATATTCATAGGCATTTATTTTTGTATTTTTTATTTTAATTTTATTTAAGTCTAAGTTTTTCTCTCTTATCTTTGAGTTAGGATATTCTTTCTTTAAATTTTCTAATAAATCTATATTTTGATTTTCTTGTATATCATAATTGTATATTTTAATCAAAGAATAAAATGGAATATTTGGATAAAAAGAATAATATTGTTGATATGGACTTTTTTCTTCCATTCGCCATTCTTCTGGTAAATTAATAATCCATTTATCTTCAATATTAAAAGTTTCCATTGAATAAGTTGTAAAAGATAAAATTAAAGTTAAAATAATTGTAAAAAAAGAAATTCTTTTTAATTTCATAGCTATCTCCTATTCTTCCAATAGCCATTCCAAAGCATTCAGCACTTTTATTCCATTATAGTCAGTATTTACTATTAAATCATCTAGAGTTATTAAATATTTTGGGTAATTATCTTTAATGTTTTTAAAAGCTTCTAACTCTCTTTTTAATGTATTTTCATCTAAGACAGTTAAAGCAACTTGATAATATTCGACTTCATTTGAATTGACCACAACAAAATCAATTTCTTTTTTATCAAATTGCCCAACATATACATTTCCTTTTCTTCTAAGTAATTCAAGATAAATTATATTTTCTAATATATGTCCCATATCTACATTTCTATTACCTAAAATCATTTGTCTAAGCCCTAAATCAGCAACATAATATTTTGATAATGTTGATAAAAATTCTTTTCCTTTTATATTATATCTATTTACTTCATATATAAGTAAACTATCAACAAGCCCTCTTATATATTTTTCAACAGTTTTTGTATCCGTTTTTCTTCCCATTGAAGTTAAAGTATTTCTAATTTTTGAAATAGAAGTTAAGTTTCCAATATTATCAAATATATATTTAACAACACTTTCAAGTCTCATTACATCTGAAATTTTTAATCTTGCTACTATATCTTTTAAAAGTACAGAATTATATATTCCTGCTAAGTATTCATATATATTTTTTAAATTATTATTTAATTGCAAAGTATAAGGAAAAG
It includes:
- a CDS encoding ATP-binding protein: MIRIDRKEYLDFLINSKDKQIIKVVSGVRRCGKSTLFEIYKDYLLKNGVEKNQIISINFEDMDYEELTDYKKLYEYIKSKMLEDKKNYIFLDEIQHVDKFEKVVDSLFIKENTDLYITGSNAYFMSSELATLLSGRYIELKMLPLSFKEYYQAKLEYEKLDKKENKVLKTLVQYYNEYIVNSSFPYTLQLNNNLKNIYEYLAGIYNSVLLKDIVARLKISDVMRLESVVKYIFDNIGNLTSISKIRNTLTSMGRKTDTKTVEKYIRGLVDSLLIYEVNRYNIKGKEFLSTLSKYYVADLGLRQMILGNRNVDMGHILENIIYLELLRRKGNVYVGQFDKKEIDFVVVNSNEVEYYQVALTVLDENTLKRELEAFKNIKDNYPKYLITLDDLIVNTDYNGIKVLNALEWLLEE
- a CDS encoding GIY-YIG nuclease family protein, translated to MIKFTDFIKDFTDGKESKIKCKFHMSADFLELKKSPYDCLMEDDIDWQNLNNYRNEKGKSSKLDGYDYLISFVQYNIYGRNFFVFGGIYEVKIANTNYYGKGGYDISLFPKFKEYRKRLVIKLTENLGINFELTYEKVKEKNIEIFELFPDIASEKFNGYQNVSLMYKDLKIALNVPAWIVALKNVKAVYVITDISNGNLYIGSACGNGGLFSRWSEYIYNLTGGNKEFEEIVNKYGEDYIKKNFKYSILEIFDTKTKQEYILERENYWKNVFETKNKGMNKN